The segment TTCAGATTATTAGTAAGGGCCTTGGCAATATTACTGAAGGTGATATTTTGCGAGCCGAAACAAATGGCGCCAAGATTGTTGGCTTTAACGTTAAAGTTTCACCACAAGTTGAGAATTTAGCCCGAGATAAAAATGTTTCAGTAAAATTATATAAAATTATTTATGATCTTATTAATGAGATCAAAGGAACTATTCAAGAATTAGTTAAACCTGAAGTTGAACGTGTTGACCTTGGTCGATTAAAAGTCTTGGCAATTTTTCGAACCGAACCAAAGTTTCAAATTGTTGGCGGTAAAGTACTTGATGGTGAAATAAAAGTTAATGCCATTGTTGAAGTTATGCGGGACAAAGAATTGATCAGCACTGGTACTCTGGTTGGTTTACAAAGTGCCAAAGTTGAAGTAAGTAGCGTTGAAGAAAATCAAGAATGTGGGGCTCGTTTTGAGGGTAAACCAATTGTTGAAATAGGTGACATTTTGGTTTGTTATGAAGAGAAAAAGATTATTAAGAAAGTAGGTTAATCTATATGGCTCGTATGGAACAAGTAAATGCCTTACTCCAACAGGAGTTGGCTTTTTTAATAACTCAGTATGTTCCCTTAAAAGGTGGACTAGTGACTGTGGTTTGGGTTGACTGCACACATGATTTACGCGAGGCCACAGTCGCCGTTTCGGTTTTACCAGAAAAATTTGCTGGCACTGTTCTTGGACAACTTCGTCAAAAATCAGGAATCTTTGCTTCGCACTTACGTAAGCGAATTAAAATGAAACGGTTACCTTCCTTTCGTTGGCAACTTGATACCACTGAAAGTAATGCTGCAGTTCTTGAAGATATTTTTCAATCGTTGTGATGAACTTAAAATATACACAAGCCTATGAAAAAATTCAGGGCGCCAAAAATATTTTATTAATTACCCATATTTTTCCTGATGGAGATGCCCTTGGTTCACTTGGGTTTATGTGTGAATGGTTGACACAGCTTCAAAAAAAATATCTTGCCTATACTGCTGGTCCTTTGCCAAGCAGTTTATCTTTTTTACCTCATTATCATGAGTTTAATGTTGATAAAAATTCTTTTGCTATTTCTGATTTTGATGTAATTATTAGTTTGGATTGTGGTAGTCTTGCACGCACTAATGTATCTGAAGAAATTAAACAAAGAAATAAAGACCAATTTTTTATTGAAATAGATCACCATCCCTCAATTGAAGCAGTTTCTGATTTGGAAATTAGGGAACCAACAATGGCTTCAACGACTGAGCTATTATATAAAATTTCTCAGTCACTTAATTATCGGTTGAATACTGATATGGCCCGTTCAATATTAACGGGTATTTTAACCGACACGGGTAATTTTAGTTTTTCAGCCACTAGCCAGTATACGATTGCTTCCGCTGCCAGCATGTTATTAAAAGGTGCAAGTCTTACAAAAATTATAGAAAAAACTTGGCGTACCA is part of the Candidatus Falkowbacteria bacterium genome and harbors:
- a CDS encoding ribosome-binding factor A — protein: MARMEQVNALLQQELAFLITQYVPLKGGLVTVVWVDCTHDLREATVAVSVLPEKFAGTVLGQLRQKSGIFASHLRKRIKMKRLPSFRWQLDTTESNAAVLEDIFQSL
- a CDS encoding bifunctional oligoribonuclease/PAP phosphatase NrnA — its product is MNLKYTQAYEKIQGAKNILLITHIFPDGDALGSLGFMCEWLTQLQKKYLAYTAGPLPSSLSFLPHYHEFNVDKNSFAISDFDVIISLDCGSLARTNVSEEIKQRNKDQFFIEIDHHPSIEAVSDLEIREPTMASTTELLYKISQSLNYRLNTDMARSILTGILTDTGNFSFSATSQYTIASAASMLLKGASLTKIIEKTWRTKKLPDLKLWGIALSRLTKIEDYDMTYTVILASDFEATNASDEAIEGFAEFISSLSENKAVLVLREDIHGYVRGNLRTIRDDINVGKMAQRLGGGGHRKAAGFSIPGKLRATKTGWRVET